The following are from one region of the Rosistilla carotiformis genome:
- the accB gene encoding acetyl-CoA carboxylase biotin carboxyl carrier protein, producing the protein MSGDVFDIEQIRKLVELMEEHNLAEVDLKQDQKEIKLCRGGFAAAPAPMMMAPAAAPAAPAAAAAAPATDGANIAIIKAPMVGTFYARANPEAAPFVKVGDSVNADTTICIVEAMKVFNEIPAEISGKVVAVLAKDGEAVDFGKPLFKIDTSA; encoded by the coding sequence ATGTCAGGCGACGTTTTTGATATCGAACAGATCCGCAAGCTCGTCGAGCTGATGGAAGAACATAATCTTGCCGAAGTCGATTTGAAGCAGGACCAGAAAGAAATCAAACTTTGCCGTGGTGGTTTCGCTGCGGCTCCCGCACCGATGATGATGGCTCCCGCCGCGGCACCTGCAGCACCGGCCGCTGCCGCCGCAGCACCGGCCACCGATGGGGCAAACATTGCGATCATCAAGGCACCGATGGTCGGCACGTTTTATGCTCGAGCAAACCCCGAAGCCGCTCCGTTTGTGAAAGTGGGCGATTCGGTCAACGCCGACACGACCATCTGCATCGTCGAAGCGATGAAGGTTTTCAACGAAATCCCTGCCGAAATTTCGGGCAAAGTCGTCGCGGTCTTGGCCAAAGATGGCGAAGCTGTCGATTTCGGCAAACCACTGTTTAAAATCGACACCTCGGCGTAG